A single region of the Silene latifolia isolate original U9 population chromosome 8, ASM4854445v1, whole genome shotgun sequence genome encodes:
- the LOC141594489 gene encoding F-box/LRR-repeat protein At1g55660-like — translation MEEEAKRDRISEMPKEIKEQILSSLCMKDAIRTSSLSSVWRYTWVSLPFLDFGFDVFEQFTSYFKTLPISHPKKRHLYCSIFHKAEEEEDDSESSIDNTDYYKYTDSYAWKNDHQEVGYLQMMDELLQIYIKKNPSSRVLKKISLYVPMLYDSKMRDYGALVVSRCLSLVKHNVTELDYWINNFGECYRPKDSYYALQNCLHILDSKTLIKLELSGCYLDIEKNVDIPIDLPNLKHLRLTNFNVDENMLETLLAKCPALEKLVFFYCEGFKVLRIPMLSKLKELEVDQLRDFDRLEINAMSLQCLVLINDYTNKWKLKMDSNSCKSFVNLVLHGCDVTDDFFNNVAEFPHLETVSLIDCPKLKHIKITGNSLTSLKIEECPNLSLAGFDTALFRNSTVASTTASLFQYECV, via the coding sequence ATGGAAGAAGAAGCAAAAAGGGACAGAATATCCGAGATGCCAAAAGAAATAAAGGAACAAATATTATCATCCCTTTGTATGAAAGACGCGATTCGTACAAGCTCTTTGTCTTCTGTTTGGAGGTACACTTGGGTCTCCCTTCCTTTTCTTGATTTTGGGTTTGACGTTTTTGAGCAATTTACCTCTTATTTTAAGACTCTTCCTATTAGTCATCCCAAAAAGCGACACCTTTATTGTTCTATTTTTCACAAGGCGGAGGAGGAAGAAGACGATTCTGAATCATCAATCGATAACACTGATTATTATAAGTATACTGATTCGTATGCTTGGAAAAATGATCATCAAGAAGTTGGATATTTGCAAATGATGGATGAACTTTTGCAAATATACATTAAAAAGAACCCATCTTCGCGGGTTTTGAAAAAGATATCCCTTTATGTACCTATGCTTTACGACTCTAAGATGCGTGATTATGGTGCTCTTGTTGTATCCCGATGTCTTTCGCTTGTCAAACACAATGTTACCGAGCTTGATTATTGGATCAACAACTTTGGGGAGTGTTACCGCCCTAAGGATTCATATTATGCTTTGCAAAATTGTCTTCATATTTTAGATTCGAAAACTTTAATCAAGCTGGAGTTATCTGGATGTTACTTGGATATAGAAAAAAACGTCGACATACCAATTGATCTTCCCAATTTGAAACACTTACGTCTAACAAATTTCAATGTAGACGAGAATATGCTGGAGACCCTGCTTGCTAAATGTCCAGCTTTGGAAAAGCTCGTATTTTTCTACTGCGAGGGGTTTAAGGTGCTCCGAATTCCAATGCTTTCGAAATTAAAAGAGCTCGAAGTTGATCAGCTACGTGATTTTGATCGATTAGAGATTAATGCAATGTCTCTTCAATGCTTGGTCCTTATTAACGATTATACAAATAAGTGGAAACTTAAGATGGATTCTAATTCTTGTAAAAGCTTTGTTAATTTGGTCCTCCATGGCTGTGATGTAACGGATGATTTCTTTAATAATGTCGCGGAATTTCCACACTTGGAAACCGTATCCCTTATAGATTGTCCTAAATTGAAGCATATTAAGATCACCGGCAACTCTCTTACAAGTTTGAAAATTGAGGAGTGCCCAAATTTGAGTCTAGCTGGGTTCGACACAGCCTTATTCAGAAACTCGACAGTCGCTTCTACAACAGCTTCCTTATTCCAATATGAATGTGTCTGA